In bacterium, the genomic stretch GAATCTAAAAGTCCAAAAGTTGCTCCCTCAATAACACTTCTGATTATATGTTCTTTTTTGTGTTTTAGAGAAAGCCCAAAAAAAACACCTTTTGCATCAGGGTCAGGATATGGACATCTTTCTCCTGCAAGATAGGGGAGAAAAATAAGCCCTTCACATCCAGGAGGAACTTTTTTACTTTTTTCTGTCATTATATCATAGGTATCTAAATTTTTAATTTTTGCCTGTTGAATTTCTTCATTACAAAAAGTATCTCTCACCCATCTTAAAGAGCCACCCGCAGAAAGCATAACTCCCATGAGATGCCATTTACCCCTAACTGCATGGCAGAAGGTATGAAGTCGTCCTTCTGGGTCAACAACAACTTCCTCTGAATGAGCAAAAACAACTCCACTTGTTCCTATTGTAATAGAAACCTTGCCCTCTTCAACTATCCCGTTTCCAATTCCTCCTGCTGCCTGGTCTCCTGCTCCTGCTACAACTGGAGTTCCTTCTTTTAATTTTGTAATATTAGAAGTTTCTTTTGTAATATAACCAGTAATATCTTCTGATTCAAAAACTTCTGGTAAAAATTCAATTGGTATTTTAAGTTTTTCAATAATTTCTTCTGACCATTTTCTCCTTTTAACATCAAAAAGAGATGTTCCTGATGCATCTGATACATCAGTAGCAAAAACGCCAGTAAGAATAAACCTTATATAATCTTTTGGTAAAAGAATTTTTCTTACCTTTTTGTAGATAGATGGTTTATTCTTTCTTAACCATATAATTTTTGGTGCTTGAAAACCAGTCAGAACTGGATTGGATGTAATTTCAAAAATTCTTTTTTTACCAATAATTTCATTTATTTCATCACACTCTTTTGTTGTTCTCTGGTCACACCACAAAATTGCAGGATAAATTACTTTGAAATTTTTATCAAGAAAGACAGAACCATGCATTTGTCCTGTTAAACCAACTGCTTTTATGTCAGATGGATTTATATCTGATTTTTCAATAATTTTTCTAATTCCAGTTAATGTTGCCTGTTTCCAATCAAGAGGATTTTGTTCTGCCCAATTTGTTTTTGGTGTAAAAACGGGATATTCTATTGTTTCTGAATTTTTTATAATTGCTTTTTCATCTATAATAATTATTTTTGCTCCACTTGTTCCAATATCTATTCCAAGTAAATATTTCACTTTATTTCAATTTTAGGTGGATATATAAAATTCAGATACATTTCTTTAACTTTACCTTCTTCTGTTGTTCCAGAATGTATGTAAATTCTATGTAAAAGTTTTAGGTCCTGATATGCAGGTAAAATATATGTACCACTTTTTCTTTTATCACCTGAAAAATCAGAAATTCCAAAAAAGTTTGCAGTAAATAATCCATAGTCCCTTATATGCCAGTATGTTGGATATCTCAGATTTTCTGTAAAATCAAAAACACTTATTCCACATGAAGTTTCATCAATTTTCCCATAATAATCACACCAATTTGCTCTTTTTCCCCAGCATTCTTCTTCACCAATTGCTCCATAAGAATTTTTCATTGTTCCGCCATTTCTTACTTCCATAGATGGATAGACCCTGATACTTAGAAGTCCACTTTCTTTTGTATCTTTAAAAACAACTTCTCCTTCTGTTGCTTTTAAAATTATCTTATGGTCAATAATTCTAATATTTTTTGGTAAGTTATAAATTGTAATAATTCGCTCTTCTTGAAGGATTTTATTTCCCTTATTATTTACCCAGTCACTTAAAGAATGAATTTTCCCGAAAACAGGTCCTGAAATGAGAGAAATAAATTTTTTATGTATTGTTTTTCCATGTCCTTCCTCTTCAGACCAATTATCAGTTCCATTTACATCTCCATGTGCAACTAATATTCCTCTATGATGAATATGGTCAAAATTTTCTGTGTTTCCTTCTGAAGCAGGAGGTCTAACAACTGATTTTCCATCGGGACCAATAACAGGGTTTAGGAAAGGGCGGGTAACTTTTTCTGAATAGTGATAAGTTGTGAAAAGTTCCTCATTTATAAAAACATTAACTTCTTCATTTTTAGTATTTTCAACAACTTTTACTATTTCTGGGGAATTTTCAATTTTTTCTAAATTCAAATTTTTTTCTTCATTTTCTTCAAATTCATCTATGAAAAACATCTTTTTTTCTTCTTCATCTACCTGAAAATATATATTTTCTTTTTTATCTACATAAATACCTTCTCCATCAAAATCAAATTTAATTATTCCATTATAAAATTTTCTCTTACAATTTTTTACAATTATTTCCATTTCTCTCTCCTTTTAAATTCCTGCAATTTTATGACATTTTTCAATAGCCCACATAACTCTTCTTGCACTCTCAGGTGTAATTTTTAGTGGTTTGTTTTTCTTTAATGTTTCATAAAGGTCAATATAAAAATTTAATTGATAGTCATGTTGATTTTGTGGTAATTCCCATATTTCCTCTTTTTCCCATGGTATTTCTTCACTATTATATGACCTATCAGGGGTTGGTTGTGTCTGAACTTTCCTTTCTGGTAATTTTTCTACCTTGAAATATTTCCATTGGAGTTTTGTATAATTTCCTTTCAATCCACCGCAGGTTCCCATTATTAAATATGGCTCTTCTGGATAACAGCAACAACTTGTAATTTCAAGGTCTATCATAGGCGAAATTTTACCTTTAAATATAATTTTTACATGGTCTTCTGCATCTCCAAGTGTTAATGTTCTCTCCATATGGCAGAAAATTTCAGGGTCTTCTTTTTCACCAAAGAATTGCAGTGCCTGGTCAACTGGATGTGGACCTGTATTGTTAAGAGTGCCGCCACCATATTTTTTCAGTGTTTGCCAGTCCCATCTTCTTGCAAAACTGTGCCACATCATTTTTATTAAAACAATTCTACCAAGAACTCCTGTGTCAATTACTTCTTTAACTTTAAGAAAATCAGGTGAATATCTTCTATTATGAAAAATAGTTAAAATTTTACCTTCTTTTTTTGCTACTTCAATCATTTTATCTGCATCTTCCAAATTTGTTGCCATTGGTTTTTCACATATGACATTTTTTCCTTTTTTTAATGCAGAAATTGAATAAGAAGAATGAAGATGAGATGGTGTTGCAACAACTACTACTTCAATTTCATCATTATTCAGCATATCTTCAAATTTTTCATAACTTTTACAATCAAACTTTTCTTCTGCCTGTTTTCTCCTATTTTCATCAGGGTCAGAAACAGCAATAATTTCATATTTTTCAGGTAGTTGTGAAATAAGATGAGCGTGTATATTCCATCCACTTCTTCCAAGCCCTGTAATTGCTATTTTTACCTTTTCCATTTTTTCTCCCTTTATAGAAATTTTCTCAAATATTCAATACTTTTTCTTGCTATTACCTCTGCTCCTGGTGAGAAATTAAAAACTTCAACTGAAAGGTATCCATTATAACCAATTTCTTTTAATGTTTCAATTATTGGTTCATAGTTAACATCTCCAAAACCAGGACCAAGTAAATTTTTATCATTTGTATGAAAATGCTTTAGGTACCTTCTACTTTCTTTTATTATTTCTGGTATTGGTTTTCCTTCATCACACATTGCTTTAACATCTAAATGAAGTTTCAAATTTGGGTGGCCTACCTCATTTATTATTTCTATTGCTTCTTTTGCAGTATTTATAAAATTTGTTTCTGATTTTGCCAGTGGTTCTAAACAAATATAAATATTCTCTTTTTCTGCTACTTCCAGTGGTTTTAAAAGGCATTCAATAAAGTTTTTTTTGACTTCATCATATGTTTGGTTTTTTTCTATATTTCTTTGCTTTGGAGAACCAAATACCATAATTTTTCCCCCTATTTCTGCTGTGAAATGAACAAGTTGACATAAGTAAGAAGATGTTTTTTCTCTTACTGATTTATCATTTGTTGAAACAGACAAGCCTTCTGGTTTTGCAAGCAACCAGTGAGTTCCAATAATTTCAATATCTGTTTTTTTAGAAAGAAATTTTATTTTTTCTATTAGTTCTTTTTCAATTTCATCAACTGAATTTCCAAGAGTAAATGGTGCAATTTCTAATCCTTCATATCCAATTTCTTTTATAAAATAAAAAATTTTTTCTATATCCCAATTTTCAAACATCTCATTACATATCCCGATTTTCATAAACTTCCCCCTTTTTTTCTTAAAATTGCAGGTGTATCAATATTTGTTGCTGGTTTTTCTATCTCCCCAAGTGGTAATTTATCTTCTTCTTTTGGTTTTTTAATTTCCACCTTTTTCCCAATTCCAGTGGCAAGGAGGGTAATTTTTACAGAGTTTTTTAAATTTTCATCAATTGCAACTCCAAGAACACGAAATGGAGAGAATATTTTTGACTGTATTAGTTTCATTGTTTCTCCAACTTCAATTAATGTTAAATCACTGCCTCCAGTCATACTTATAAGAATTTTTTTTGCTTCCATTATTTCGCTTTTTTCTACAAGAGGGTTTTCAAGTATTTGTTTTGTACTTTCTTCCATCCTTTTTTCCCCTTCTCCATAACCAATTCCAACTATTCCTTTTCCTCCATTTTGAACAACAGAGCATATATCTGCAAAATCAATATCAAGTAATTTTGGTTTATTTATAAGGTCTGAAATAGAAGATATTGTTCTTTCAATAATTTCATCTATTTTTCCAAAAGCAGAAGCAAAGGAAACAGTATTATCAACAATTTCATAGAGTTTTTGATTTGAAATGTGAATTAGTGTATCTACATTATTTAAAAGTACCTCTATCCCATTAATTGCATGCTCCATCCTTTTTTCCCCTTCAAATTCAAAAGGAGTTGTAACAAGGGCGATAACAATACTTCCAAGGTCTTTTGCTATTTT encodes the following:
- a CDS encoding PmoA family protein is translated as MEIIVKNCKRKFYNGIIKFDFDGEGIYVDKKENIYFQVDEEEKKMFFIDEFEENEEKNLNLEKIENSPEIVKVVENTKNEEVNVFINEELFTTYHYSEKVTRPFLNPVIGPDGKSVVRPPASEGNTENFDHIHHRGILVAHGDVNGTDNWSEEEGHGKTIHKKFISLISGPVFGKIHSLSDWVNNKGNKILQEERIITIYNLPKNIRIIDHKIILKATEGEVVFKDTKESGLLSIRVYPSMEVRNGGTMKNSYGAIGEEECWGKRANWCDYYGKIDETSCGISVFDFTENLRYPTYWHIRDYGLFTANFFGISDFSGDKRKSGTYILPAYQDLKLLHRIYIHSGTTEEGKVKEMYLNFIYPPKIEIK
- the xylB gene encoding xylulokinase; the protein is MKYLLGIDIGTSGAKIIIIDEKAIIKNSETIEYPVFTPKTNWAEQNPLDWKQATLTGIRKIIEKSDINPSDIKAVGLTGQMHGSVFLDKNFKVIYPAILWCDQRTTKECDEINEIIGKKRIFEITSNPVLTGFQAPKIIWLRKNKPSIYKKVRKILLPKDYIRFILTGVFATDVSDASGTSLFDVKRRKWSEEIIEKLKIPIEFLPEVFESEDITGYITKETSNITKLKEGTPVVAGAGDQAAGGIGNGIVEEGKVSITIGTSGVVFAHSEEVVVDPEGRLHTFCHAVRGKWHLMGVMLSAGGSLRWVRDTFCNEEIQQAKIKNLDTYDIMTEKSKKVPPGCEGLIFLPYLAGERCPYPDPDAKGVFFGLSLKHKKEHIIRSVIEGATFGLLDSIEIMKEIKLPLGEKYIVSGGGGKSDFWCSVMPDIFNKKITKLSNQEGPSYGAAILAGVGIGIFKDAKSACKKFIKEKDVFKPDIKNVKIYKSAYKIYRKLYSSLKNDFKLLKEIS
- a CDS encoding Gfo/Idh/MocA family oxidoreductase codes for the protein MEKVKIAITGLGRSGWNIHAHLISQLPEKYEIIAVSDPDENRRKQAEEKFDCKSYEKFEDMLNNDEIEVVVVATPSHLHSSYSISALKKGKNVICEKPMATNLEDADKMIEVAKKEGKILTIFHNRRYSPDFLKVKEVIDTGVLGRIVLIKMMWHSFARRWDWQTLKKYGGGTLNNTGPHPVDQALQFFGEKEDPEIFCHMERTLTLGDAEDHVKIIFKGKISPMIDLEITSCCCYPEEPYLIMGTCGGLKGNYTKLQWKYFKVEKLPERKVQTQPTPDRSYNSEEIPWEKEEIWELPQNQHDYQLNFYIDLYETLKKNKPLKITPESARRVMWAIEKCHKIAGI
- the ftsZ gene encoding cell division protein FtsZ; translation: MIQMIQQTPEEGIINIKVVGVGNAGGNIISRIHDKIEGVSFVLFNTESNALKQAKGDIKIQIGEKTTQGIGAGKDPEKGKFAANEDREKIEEIFKNTNITFLVAGLGGGTGTGSSPVIAKIAKDLGSIVIALVTTPFEFEGEKRMEHAINGIEVLLNNVDTLIHISNQKLYEIVDNTVSFASAFGKIDEIIERTISSISDLINKPKLLDIDFADICSVVQNGGKGIVGIGYGEGEKRMEESTKQILENPLVEKSEIMEAKKILISMTGGSDLTLIEVGETMKLIQSKIFSPFRVLGVAIDENLKNSVKITLLATGIGKKVEIKKPKEEDKLPLGEIEKPATNIDTPAILRKKGGSL
- a CDS encoding sugar phosphate isomerase/epimerase family protein — encoded protein: MKIGICNEMFENWDIEKIFYFIKEIGYEGLEIAPFTLGNSVDEIEKELIEKIKFLSKKTDIEIIGTHWLLAKPEGLSVSTNDKSVREKTSSYLCQLVHFTAEIGGKIMVFGSPKQRNIEKNQTYDEVKKNFIECLLKPLEVAEKENIYICLEPLAKSETNFINTAKEAIEIINEVGHPNLKLHLDVKAMCDEGKPIPEIIKESRRYLKHFHTNDKNLLGPGFGDVNYEPIIETLKEIGYNGYLSVEVFNFSPGAEVIARKSIEYLRKFL